Proteins encoded by one window of Candidatus Paceibacterota bacterium:
- the neuC gene encoding UDP-N-acetylglucosamine 2-epimerase, with product MESNPMKSRTKKRKILYISGSRADFGLMKQTLRNIKDHPKLTLEIAATGMHLMDEFGRTVSEIRNDGFKVREIKATYDNNNKGSMTDFIGTFMLKISKTIASSKPDIILLLGDRAEMLGAAIAGAYLAIPVAHIHGGDISSTADDTVRHAITKLSHIHFPATKRSAERITGMGERKNRIFITGAPGLDDIFSGSYTSPIDISRKYNLDLSKPVLVVIQHPVTNEIEMSARQMSETMESIKELGQQSIVIYPNADAGSRPMIKVIEKYRKYQNIRIFRNIPRQDYIGLMKVASALIGNSSSGIIESASFRLPAINIGSRQNGRERYQNVTDVLHNKKQITASIRKALFDKTFLQKIKRCRNPYGNGKAGIKIADVLSRIEMDKDFLQKSSL from the coding sequence ATGGAATCAAATCCGATGAAATCCAGAACAAAAAAAAGAAAAATTCTTTATATATCAGGCTCTCGGGCGGATTTCGGACTTATGAAGCAGACCCTGCGCAACATAAAAGACCACCCGAAACTGACACTTGAAATAGCGGCAACCGGAATGCATCTCATGGACGAATTCGGAAGAACCGTCAGTGAGATCAGAAATGACGGATTCAAGGTCCGGGAGATCAAAGCAACCTACGACAATAATAATAAGGGATCAATGACGGATTTTATCGGAACATTTATGTTGAAAATATCAAAAACAATAGCGTCTTCCAAGCCGGATATCATTCTACTATTGGGGGACAGGGCTGAAATGCTCGGAGCGGCGATAGCGGGCGCATACCTGGCCATACCGGTAGCGCATATACACGGCGGTGACATAAGTTCAACTGCAGACGATACTGTACGCCATGCAATAACCAAGCTTTCCCATATCCATTTTCCGGCAACCAAAAGATCAGCCGAACGAATAACGGGGATGGGCGAAAGAAAAAACAGGATATTCATTACGGGCGCTCCCGGGCTTGATGACATTTTCAGCGGCAGCTATACATCGCCGATCGACATTTCCCGAAAGTACAATCTGGATCTGTCCAAACCCGTTCTCGTTGTCATTCAGCACCCTGTCACGAATGAAATTGAAATGTCCGCAAGACAGATGAGCGAAACCATGGAGAGCATAAAGGAACTGGGCCAACAAAGCATTGTCATATACCCTAATGCCGATGCGGGCAGCAGGCCCATGATAAAGGTCATCGAAAAATATAGAAAATACCAGAATATTCGGATCTTCAGGAATATTCCGCGTCAAGATTACATAGGCTTGATGAAGGTCGCGAGCGCGCTGATCGGTAACTCAAGTAGCGGAATAATTGAATCTGCGTCATTCCGTCTCCCGGCAATCAACATCGGCTCAAGGCAGAATGGAAGAGAAAGGTATCAGAATGTGACGGATGTCTTACATAATAAAAAGCAGATCACAGCTTCGATTCGAAAAGCTCTATTTGATAAAACTTTTCTACAGAAAATAAAAAGGTGCAGGAATCCTTATGGAAACGGAAAAGCCGGCATAAAGATCGCAGATGTTCTTAGCAGAATAGAAATGGACAAGGATTTTTTACAAAAATCATCTCTATAA
- the neuB gene encoding N-acetylneuraminate synthase produces MDHKQMTKKIRLENKFIGMDYPCFIIAEAGVNHNGNVKIAKKLIDEAKKAGADAIKFQTFRTEDLVTRNTRMARYQKKNLGTQENSQFEMLKRLELSHENFMDLKDHCRKRRTIFLSTAHSENEIDFLDTIVGAHKIASGDLTNIPFLQKIAKTLKPMILSTGMGTMKEIREAIDSIKQAGNDKIAVLHCTTNYPCPLNEVNLRAMLSIQEETGLIVGYSDHTEGINTSVLAAAMGAKIIEKHFTLDKGMRGPDHKASIETEELARMVIAIRETEMILGNGIKTPTRSEKVISAAARKSVIAKVNIPKGKMITAKMLIIKRPGTGIRPGKIHEVIGKIARRNIIADNLIKWNQIR; encoded by the coding sequence ATGGACCACAAACAAATGACCAAAAAGATCAGATTAGAAAACAAATTTATCGGTATGGACTACCCTTGCTTCATTATTGCCGAGGCGGGAGTAAATCATAATGGAAACGTAAAAATTGCCAAAAAACTCATAGATGAAGCAAAAAAGGCGGGTGCCGACGCTATAAAATTTCAAACCTTCAGGACCGAAGACCTGGTTACCCGAAATACAAGGATGGCTCGATATCAGAAAAAAAACCTTGGCACCCAAGAGAACAGCCAATTTGAAATGCTTAAACGCTTGGAATTAAGCCATGAGAATTTCATGGATCTCAAAGATCACTGTAGAAAAAGAAGAACTATTTTTTTATCTACGGCTCACTCGGAAAACGAAATAGATTTCCTGGACACGATCGTAGGCGCACATAAGATCGCCTCCGGAGACCTCACAAATATTCCATTCCTCCAAAAAATAGCAAAGACCCTCAAGCCGATGATCCTGTCGACCGGAATGGGAACGATGAAGGAGATCAGGGAAGCCATAGATTCGATCAAGCAAGCGGGTAATGATAAGATCGCAGTTTTGCATTGTACCACCAATTATCCCTGCCCGCTTAATGAAGTGAATCTCAGGGCAATGCTCTCGATACAGGAAGAGACCGGCCTGATAGTCGGCTACTCCGATCACACGGAGGGAATAAACACTTCAGTTTTGGCTGCAGCAATGGGCGCGAAAATAATCGAGAAACATTTTACATTGGACAAAGGCATGCGCGGTCCCGACCATAAAGCTTCAATTGAGACGGAGGAACTCGCAAGGATGGTTATCGCGATAAGGGAAACCGAAATGATCCTTGGAAACGGTATCAAGACGCCGACAAGATCGGAGAAGGTAATAAGCGCAGCTGCGAGAAAAAGCGTTATCGCAAAAGTAAACATCCCCAAAGGAAAAATGATCACCGCGAAAATGCTTATCATAAAAAGACCCGGCACGGGCATCAGGCCCGGAAAAATTCATGAAGTTATAGGAAAAATAGCCAGAAGAAACATTATCGCCGATAATTTAATTAAATGGAATCAAATCCGATGA
- a CDS encoding N-acetyl sugar amidotransferase, whose protein sequence is MAKKIQYCKKCVMPDTRPGIKFDTDGVCFPCKHYENRVNVDWKKRWQELERLADKYRGCNGDYYDCINTVSAGKDSYFQTHILKEKLGLNPLLVSVNNTTWTETGKHNWQNMLKEFGVDAHQITLNPQVCKKMFKMALEELGSPTWYFDRAIYAYPIQIAVKLGIPLLMYGENTNYEYGGALGDKENYSALGQINNDVVKPIDWSFWLKKDPTLSMKDFNPCIYPSADDIKKAELEPIFLSYFTPWSGYKNMEFSRTRGFKTLDDTGEWKREGYIDQYDQIDTIGYLTHTWFKFPKFGHQRVTEVASLWIREGRLTREEAVKLVNDEDYKLDKKMLADFLEGVGCSEKDFWEIVDKFANKDIVEKKGGTWRLKEPCR, encoded by the coding sequence ATGGCAAAAAAAATACAATACTGCAAAAAGTGCGTCATGCCCGACACAAGACCGGGCATAAAGTTCGATACTGACGGAGTCTGTTTTCCGTGCAAGCATTACGAGAACCGCGTTAACGTCGATTGGAAAAAACGGTGGCAAGAACTTGAAAGATTGGCGGATAAATATCGCGGTTGCAACGGCGATTACTATGACTGCATAAACACAGTTAGCGCAGGGAAGGACAGCTACTTCCAAACTCATATCTTAAAGGAAAAACTGGGGCTCAATCCGCTGTTAGTTTCCGTAAATAACACCACTTGGACGGAAACCGGAAAACACAACTGGCAGAATATGCTGAAAGAATTCGGCGTCGATGCCCACCAGATAACACTGAATCCGCAAGTATGCAAAAAAATGTTTAAAATGGCGCTTGAGGAATTGGGTTCACCGACGTGGTATTTTGACAGAGCGATCTATGCTTATCCCATCCAGATCGCAGTAAAGCTGGGCATACCTCTCTTGATGTATGGAGAAAATACCAACTATGAATACGGCGGAGCATTAGGAGATAAAGAAAATTACAGCGCCCTCGGCCAGATCAACAACGATGTTGTCAAACCCATAGACTGGAGCTTTTGGTTGAAGAAAGATCCGACCCTCTCTATGAAAGATTTCAATCCGTGCATCTATCCGTCCGCAGACGACATTAAAAAAGCGGAATTGGAACCGATCTTCCTCAGCTATTTCACCCCATGGAGCGGATATAAGAATATGGAGTTTTCCAGAACTCGCGGCTTTAAAACCCTGGACGATACGGGCGAATGGAAGCGCGAGGGATATATTGACCAGTATGATCAGATAGATACGATCGGATATCTCACTCATACATGGTTCAAATTCCCGAAATTCGGCCATCAAAGAGTTACCGAAGTGGCGAGCCTTTGGATAAGAGAAGGAAGACTGACAAGAGAAGAGGCCGTAAAATTGGTGAATGATGAAGATTATAAGCTGGATAAGAAAATGCTTGCTGATTTTCTTGAAGGAGTAGGATGCAGTGAAAAAGATTTCTGGGAAATCGTTGACAAGTTCGCCAACAAGGATATCGTCGAAAAAAAAGGCGGCACATGGAGACTCAAAGAACCCTGTAGATAA
- a CDS encoding MraY family glycosyltransferase — translation MLYFILLPLAISVFLMPLLKRISLRYRLYDEPGQDRLKIHPKPISYLGGVGMFVSFSFTIAISIILNGIALSYGSGILLAGAIIIILGIMDDWKWKKGESRPLLKLLWQMLSTLAVILILIKVGVPFNFSVNPILGAIIASFYIVGAMNAMNMEDGMDGLAGGISIISLIGFVVISTTAQNSVVTLLSIVLMGSILGFLIYNWHPATIFMGDNGSHFLGFSLAMLAVLLSSDPLIHPGRFFGPLLIIGLPIIDTAFAITRRAINKKPIFMGDRSHLYDIVHKHGFGIPATVLICCVTQTIIVLGGILIFNL, via the coding sequence ATGCTCTATTTCATCCTGCTACCCCTTGCGATTTCCGTTTTCCTGATGCCGCTTCTCAAAAGGATCAGTCTCAGATACCGCTTGTATGACGAGCCCGGGCAGGACAGGCTCAAGATCCATCCCAAACCGATTTCATATTTGGGAGGTGTTGGTATGTTTGTTTCATTCAGCTTCACGATCGCCATTAGCATCATCTTGAATGGAATAGCACTGTCCTACGGATCGGGAATCTTGCTTGCCGGGGCTATCATAATAATCCTGGGAATTATGGACGATTGGAAATGGAAGAAAGGAGAGTCCAGGCCGCTTTTGAAATTGCTGTGGCAGATGCTATCGACCCTTGCTGTTATCTTGATATTGATAAAGGTCGGAGTTCCATTTAATTTTTCGGTCAATCCGATCCTGGGCGCTATCATTGCATCTTTCTATATCGTCGGCGCCATGAACGCGATGAATATGGAAGACGGCATGGACGGCTTAGCCGGAGGGATCTCGATCATTTCACTTATTGGGTTCGTGGTCATATCCACAACAGCGCAAAACTCTGTTGTCACGCTGCTTTCCATCGTTCTCATGGGATCAATACTGGGTTTTCTGATATATAATTGGCATCCCGCAACCATTTTCATGGGTGACAATGGCAGTCATTTTCTTGGTTTTTCACTTGCCATGCTTGCCGTACTTCTAAGTTCCGATCCCCTCATCCACCCGGGCAGATTTTTCGGTCCGTTGCTTATCATCGGCTTGCCGATCATCGATACCGCCTTTGCCATCACAAGAAGAGCGATCAACAAAAAACCCATCTTTATGGGAGACCGCAGCCATTTGTATGATATTGTCCATAAACACGGATTCGGGATCCCGGCCACGGTATTGATTTGTTGCGTCACTCAGACTATAATAGTCTTAGGAGGTATATTAATCTTTAATTTATAA
- a CDS encoding GNAT family N-acetyltransferase — MIIRLANKSDASQIAHLHRIEINQGFLSDLGDKFLAKLYEAMTSSPYAFVIVADDSDRIIGFIGACTDVKRFYKHFLKKYFFQCLIILAPKMISFSIFKKIIETLIYPKKENKSQLPESELFAVAVEKKSQGQGLVQNIFKAFILEMRNRNINEFKVVVGENLPRAIGFYEKMGFKFHSLIHIHEKKPSRIYIYTINHANN; from the coding sequence ATGATCATTCGATTGGCAAATAAGAGTGATGCTTCGCAAATAGCGCATCTTCACAGGATAGAGATCAACCAGGGATTTCTCAGTGATCTTGGAGACAAATTTCTTGCGAAACTCTATGAGGCCATGACAAGCTCTCCTTATGCATTCGTGATCGTCGCCGACGACTCAGATCGTATTATAGGTTTCATTGGCGCGTGCACTGATGTAAAAAGATTTTATAAACACTTCTTAAAAAAGTACTTTTTCCAGTGTCTGATTATTCTCGCACCAAAAATGATCAGCTTTTCTATTTTTAAGAAAATTATTGAGACACTTATATACCCCAAAAAGGAAAATAAATCACAGCTGCCCGAATCGGAGCTTTTCGCTGTTGCCGTCGAGAAGAAGTCTCAGGGACAGGGTTTGGTACAAAATATCTTCAAAGCCTTTATACTTGAAATGAGAAACCGTAACATTAATGAATTCAAGGTAGTTGTCGGAGAAAACTTGCCTAGGGCAATAGGATTTTATGAAAAAATGGGCTTTAAATTCCATTCCTTGATCCATATTCACGAAAAGAAGCCCTCGAGAATCTATATCTATACCATAAATCACGCTAATAATTAA